The following are from one region of the Geotrypetes seraphini chromosome 12, aGeoSer1.1, whole genome shotgun sequence genome:
- the LRRC8D gene encoding volume-regulated anion channel subunit LRRC8D isoform X2, with amino-acid sequence MFTLAELTSLNDVQPKFRILKPWWDVFMDYLAVAMLMTAIFAGTMQLTKDQVVCLPILDSAVRLNDLRNRQRNDMHTVSQFNVLANTDKENWETKTVFLEGTSAGTPDSSLSAATHSELYSTISTDHKVMSERMSYGGRKTNLDYQQYIFINQMCYHVALPWYSKYFPYLALIHTIILMVSSNFWFKYPKTSSKIEHFTSILGKCFESPWTTKALSETACEDSEENKQRIISAKSVGKQISSSSDEGSPNPGTQMNKTGFKFSAEKTIIEAPAITILDRKDGEQAKALFEKVRKFRTHVEDSDFIYRLYVAQTIVKTAKFIFILCYTLTFVSDINFEHICKPTVEHLIGYQSFHCTHNMAFMLKKLLISYIALICVYGFVCLYTLFWLFRRSLKEYSFEKVREESSFSDIPDVKNDFAFLLHMVDQYDQLYSKRFGVFLSEVSENKLREISLNHEWTFEKLRQHVIRNAQDKQELYLFMLSGVPDAVFDLTDLEMLKLELIPEAKIPPKVSQMTNLQELHLYHCPAKIDHTAFSFLRDHLKCLHVKFIDMSEIPAWIYLLKNLRELYLIGSLSSENNKMIGLESLRELRHLKLLYIKSNLTKIPSSITEVAPHLNKLIILNDGTKLMVLNSLKKMINVTELELQNCDLERIPHAIFSLINLQELDLKSNNICAIEEIISFQHLKRLTCLKLWYNKIVNIPSSISQIKNLESLYFSHNKLESLPFALFNLQKLRYLDVSHNTISIIPMEIGFLQNLQYFLITGNRVEMLPKQLFKCVKLRTLCLGQNHIASVPEMIGQLLQLTHLELKGNSLDHLPPQLLQCRFLRKSGLIVEDHLFDALPPEVKEALNQDNTTYVSGI; translated from the coding sequence ATGTTTACCCTTGCAGAACTGACATCACTGAATGATGTTCAACCAAAATTTCGAATCCTGAAACCATGGTGGGATGTGTTTATGGATTATCTGGCTGTGGCTATGCTTATGACTGCCATCTTTGCGGGCACTATGCAACTAACCAAAGATCAAGTGGTTTGCTTGCCTATACTGGATTCAGCTGTAAGACTAAATGACTTGCGTAATAGACAAAGAAATGATATGCACACTGTGTCACAGTTTAATGTACTCGCCAACACAGACAAAGAAAACTGGGAGACGAAAACAGTCTTCTTGGAAGGTACTTCTGCtggaacaccagattcatctctTAGTGCAGCAACCCATTCTGAATTATATTCCACCATATCTACGGACCATAAGGTAATGAGTGAGCGTATGAGTTACGGAGGACGAAAAACAAATTTGGATTACCaacaatatatatttattaatcaGATGTGTTATCATGTGGCTCTTCCTTGGTATTCTAAATACTTTCCCTATCTTGCTCTCATACACACTATTATTTTAATGGTCAGTAGCAACTTTTGGTTTAAATATCCTAAAACATCCTCAAAAATAGAGCATTTTACTTCTATATTGGGGAAGTGCTTTGAATCTCCCTGGACCACAAAAGCATTGTCTGAAACAGCTTGTGAAGATtctgaagaaaataaacaaagaatAATTAGTGCTAAATCTGTGGGTAAACAAATCTCTTCAAGCAGTGATGAAGGAAGCCCTAATCCTGGTACACAAATGAACAAAACAGGGTTCAAATTTTCAGCAGAAAAAACAATTATCGAAGCTCCTGCCATTACTATTTTGGATAGAAAAGATGGAGAGCAGGCTAAAGCCCTTTTTGAGAAAGTTCGAAAATTTCGTACTCATGTGGAAGATAGCGACTTCATTTATAGATTGTATGTTGCCCAAACAATTGTTAaaactgcaaaatttattttcatccTGTGCTATACTCTTACTTTTGTATCTGACATCAATTTTGAGCACATTTGCAAGCCAACAGTAGAACATCTGATTGGTTATCAATCATTTCATTGCACACATAATATGGCTTTCATGTTGAAGAAACTGCTGATCAGCTACATTGCTCTTATTTGTGTATATGGCTTTGTCTGTCTCTATACACTCTTTTGGTTATTCAGAAGATCCTTAAAGGAATATTCTTTTGAAAAAGTCAGAGAGGAGAGTAGCTTCAGTGATATCCCTGATGTCAAAAATGATTTTGCATTTCTTTTGCATATGGTGGATCAGTATGACCAATTGTATTCTAAACGGTTTGGTGTCTTTTTATCAGAAGTAAGTGAAAACAAACTTCGGGAAATCAGTTTAAACCATGAATGGACATTTGAAAAACTCAGACAACATGTTATCAGAAATGCCCAAGATAAGCAAGAACTTTATCTCTTTATGCTGTCTGGTGTCCCTGATGCAGTATTTGATCTGACTGACTTAGAAATGCTAAAACTTGAACTCATTCCTGAAGCTAAAATCCCACCAAAAGTCTCTCAGATGACAAATCTTCAAGAACTCCATCTCTATCACTGTCCTGCAAAAATTGATCACACTGCATTTAGCTTTTTGCGTGACCACTTAAAATGTCTTCATGTAAAATTCATAGATATGTCAGAAATTCCTGCTTGGATATATTTGCTGAAAAACCTTCGCGAATTGTATTTGATTGGAAGTTTGAGCTCAGAAAACAACAAAATGATAGGACTTGAATCTCTTAGAGAACTAAGACATCTGAAACTATTATACATCAAAAGCAACTTGACCAAAATTCCATCTTCTATTACTGAGGTAGCACCACATCTAAACAAATTGATAATTCTTAATGATGGCACAAAGCTTATGGTACTTAACAGCCTTAAGAAAATGATAAACGTTACTGAGCTGGAACTGCAGAACTGTGATTTGGAGAGAATACCACATGCAATTTTCAGCCTCATTAATTTACAGGAACTGGATTTAAAATCAAATAACATATGTGCAATAGAAGAAATAATAAGTTTCCAGCACTTAAAAAGATTAACTTGTTTAAAGTTATGGTACAATAAAATAGTCAATATTCCATCCTCTATTAGTCAAATAAAAAATCTGGAGTCACTTTATTTCTCACATAACAAACTTGAATCCCTACCATTTGCCTTGTTCAATTTACAGAAACTCCGATATTTGGATGTGAGCCATAACACCATTTCTATAATTCCTATGGAAATAGGATTCCTTCAGAACCTACAATATTTCCTTATTACAGGAAACAGGGTAGAAATGTTGCCAAAACAATTATTTAAATGTGTGAAGTTAAGAACTTTATGTCTGGGGCAAAACCATATTGCTTCAGTCCCTGAAATGATTGGCCAGCTATTGCAGCTTACTCATCTGGAGCTCAAAGGAAACAGTTTAGACCATCTGCCACCTCAACTCTTGCAGTGCCGATTTCTTAGGAAGAGTGGGCTTATTGTGGAAGATCATCTTTTTGATGCTTTACCCCCAGAAGTGAAGGAAGCACTGAATCAAGATAACACTACCTATGTTAGTGGCATATAA
- the LRRC8D gene encoding volume-regulated anion channel subunit LRRC8D isoform X1, with protein sequence MATGMFTLAELTSLNDVQPKFRILKPWWDVFMDYLAVAMLMTAIFAGTMQLTKDQVVCLPILDSAVRLNDLRNRQRNDMHTVSQFNVLANTDKENWETKTVFLEGTSAGTPDSSLSAATHSELYSTISTDHKVMSERMSYGGRKTNLDYQQYIFINQMCYHVALPWYSKYFPYLALIHTIILMVSSNFWFKYPKTSSKIEHFTSILGKCFESPWTTKALSETACEDSEENKQRIISAKSVGKQISSSSDEGSPNPGTQMNKTGFKFSAEKTIIEAPAITILDRKDGEQAKALFEKVRKFRTHVEDSDFIYRLYVAQTIVKTAKFIFILCYTLTFVSDINFEHICKPTVEHLIGYQSFHCTHNMAFMLKKLLISYIALICVYGFVCLYTLFWLFRRSLKEYSFEKVREESSFSDIPDVKNDFAFLLHMVDQYDQLYSKRFGVFLSEVSENKLREISLNHEWTFEKLRQHVIRNAQDKQELYLFMLSGVPDAVFDLTDLEMLKLELIPEAKIPPKVSQMTNLQELHLYHCPAKIDHTAFSFLRDHLKCLHVKFIDMSEIPAWIYLLKNLRELYLIGSLSSENNKMIGLESLRELRHLKLLYIKSNLTKIPSSITEVAPHLNKLIILNDGTKLMVLNSLKKMINVTELELQNCDLERIPHAIFSLINLQELDLKSNNICAIEEIISFQHLKRLTCLKLWYNKIVNIPSSISQIKNLESLYFSHNKLESLPFALFNLQKLRYLDVSHNTISIIPMEIGFLQNLQYFLITGNRVEMLPKQLFKCVKLRTLCLGQNHIASVPEMIGQLLQLTHLELKGNSLDHLPPQLLQCRFLRKSGLIVEDHLFDALPPEVKEALNQDNTTYVSGI encoded by the coding sequence GTATGTTTACCCTTGCAGAACTGACATCACTGAATGATGTTCAACCAAAATTTCGAATCCTGAAACCATGGTGGGATGTGTTTATGGATTATCTGGCTGTGGCTATGCTTATGACTGCCATCTTTGCGGGCACTATGCAACTAACCAAAGATCAAGTGGTTTGCTTGCCTATACTGGATTCAGCTGTAAGACTAAATGACTTGCGTAATAGACAAAGAAATGATATGCACACTGTGTCACAGTTTAATGTACTCGCCAACACAGACAAAGAAAACTGGGAGACGAAAACAGTCTTCTTGGAAGGTACTTCTGCtggaacaccagattcatctctTAGTGCAGCAACCCATTCTGAATTATATTCCACCATATCTACGGACCATAAGGTAATGAGTGAGCGTATGAGTTACGGAGGACGAAAAACAAATTTGGATTACCaacaatatatatttattaatcaGATGTGTTATCATGTGGCTCTTCCTTGGTATTCTAAATACTTTCCCTATCTTGCTCTCATACACACTATTATTTTAATGGTCAGTAGCAACTTTTGGTTTAAATATCCTAAAACATCCTCAAAAATAGAGCATTTTACTTCTATATTGGGGAAGTGCTTTGAATCTCCCTGGACCACAAAAGCATTGTCTGAAACAGCTTGTGAAGATtctgaagaaaataaacaaagaatAATTAGTGCTAAATCTGTGGGTAAACAAATCTCTTCAAGCAGTGATGAAGGAAGCCCTAATCCTGGTACACAAATGAACAAAACAGGGTTCAAATTTTCAGCAGAAAAAACAATTATCGAAGCTCCTGCCATTACTATTTTGGATAGAAAAGATGGAGAGCAGGCTAAAGCCCTTTTTGAGAAAGTTCGAAAATTTCGTACTCATGTGGAAGATAGCGACTTCATTTATAGATTGTATGTTGCCCAAACAATTGTTAaaactgcaaaatttattttcatccTGTGCTATACTCTTACTTTTGTATCTGACATCAATTTTGAGCACATTTGCAAGCCAACAGTAGAACATCTGATTGGTTATCAATCATTTCATTGCACACATAATATGGCTTTCATGTTGAAGAAACTGCTGATCAGCTACATTGCTCTTATTTGTGTATATGGCTTTGTCTGTCTCTATACACTCTTTTGGTTATTCAGAAGATCCTTAAAGGAATATTCTTTTGAAAAAGTCAGAGAGGAGAGTAGCTTCAGTGATATCCCTGATGTCAAAAATGATTTTGCATTTCTTTTGCATATGGTGGATCAGTATGACCAATTGTATTCTAAACGGTTTGGTGTCTTTTTATCAGAAGTAAGTGAAAACAAACTTCGGGAAATCAGTTTAAACCATGAATGGACATTTGAAAAACTCAGACAACATGTTATCAGAAATGCCCAAGATAAGCAAGAACTTTATCTCTTTATGCTGTCTGGTGTCCCTGATGCAGTATTTGATCTGACTGACTTAGAAATGCTAAAACTTGAACTCATTCCTGAAGCTAAAATCCCACCAAAAGTCTCTCAGATGACAAATCTTCAAGAACTCCATCTCTATCACTGTCCTGCAAAAATTGATCACACTGCATTTAGCTTTTTGCGTGACCACTTAAAATGTCTTCATGTAAAATTCATAGATATGTCAGAAATTCCTGCTTGGATATATTTGCTGAAAAACCTTCGCGAATTGTATTTGATTGGAAGTTTGAGCTCAGAAAACAACAAAATGATAGGACTTGAATCTCTTAGAGAACTAAGACATCTGAAACTATTATACATCAAAAGCAACTTGACCAAAATTCCATCTTCTATTACTGAGGTAGCACCACATCTAAACAAATTGATAATTCTTAATGATGGCACAAAGCTTATGGTACTTAACAGCCTTAAGAAAATGATAAACGTTACTGAGCTGGAACTGCAGAACTGTGATTTGGAGAGAATACCACATGCAATTTTCAGCCTCATTAATTTACAGGAACTGGATTTAAAATCAAATAACATATGTGCAATAGAAGAAATAATAAGTTTCCAGCACTTAAAAAGATTAACTTGTTTAAAGTTATGGTACAATAAAATAGTCAATATTCCATCCTCTATTAGTCAAATAAAAAATCTGGAGTCACTTTATTTCTCACATAACAAACTTGAATCCCTACCATTTGCCTTGTTCAATTTACAGAAACTCCGATATTTGGATGTGAGCCATAACACCATTTCTATAATTCCTATGGAAATAGGATTCCTTCAGAACCTACAATATTTCCTTATTACAGGAAACAGGGTAGAAATGTTGCCAAAACAATTATTTAAATGTGTGAAGTTAAGAACTTTATGTCTGGGGCAAAACCATATTGCTTCAGTCCCTGAAATGATTGGCCAGCTATTGCAGCTTACTCATCTGGAGCTCAAAGGAAACAGTTTAGACCATCTGCCACCTCAACTCTTGCAGTGCCGATTTCTTAGGAAGAGTGGGCTTATTGTGGAAGATCATCTTTTTGATGCTTTACCCCCAGAAGTGAAGGAAGCACTGAATCAAGATAACACTACCTATGTTAGTGGCATATAA